The Mycosarcoma maydis chromosome 12, whole genome shotgun sequence nucleotide sequence GCGACCGGAGCAGCGACGTTGGTGGTAAGCACATGGATCATATCGGCCGAAGTGGTAAGCTCGGTTTGGAGAAACATGTTGTCCGTGCGCTTACCACCACGACCTGGCGGAGCGCCGACGCCTGCATTGTTGATAAGCACATCCAAGCCGCCACCCTGCAGCGGACCAGCCGGATCGGAAAGATGCTCCACGGCCGAATCGATGGAAGCCTgatcatcgacgtcgagaacGAGGCCATGGATTCTGGCCGAGCAAGAACGAGCTTGCACCTGCTCGGTCAGCAATTTCACAGCACCATCCACCGCCTGGCTACGCCTACCACTGAGGATCACGGAAAAGTTGTGGTCGAGAGCcagaagacgagcagctgtgAAACCAAGCGCTTCAGGATCGGTGCTGCCTGTGACGAGAACGGTGCGTGCCGTGTTCAAGCTTGTTGCCGACATTTCGTACAGCTTGCAAGATCGAGAAAGCGAACGTATTGGGCAAGCTGGGATGAGCACGCACCTCTAGTAGCTACAAATTATATACATATGGCCCACCAAAGCTTCTATCCCGATGATGACCTAGGGGATGGGGGAGAGAGTGAGTCACAAGTAGCGATGTTGACGTTCCATCACGGACGTAATCGGCCAACGTTTACTCGGCGTCCCGTGTTATTTAAGTTGTCTTTGCACGTCCTTCTCGCTTTCTCCCCGCCCGTCCGATCTTGTCCGCTAATCACCCATTCATCTCCGAACGCCAGCTACagccacattcgtgattcatgattcgtgattgatttcAGTTTTTCGTGTTTCCACATTCACAGTTtacgcttcacgcttctctGTTCCACGCGTTGGTCGTGCGCGTTTCTTTTCTgcgccattcgtgattcgtgattcgtgattcgtgagttgtgtgattttcgtgattcatgattcattCTTTGCTTGAAATTCGTTTTGCTGACGCTGCcagaaatcgtgaaacaAGGCGATGCAGCTGGTCACGTGCAGTGTGTTACAGTCACCGAACCCGTGCGAGAAAATGGGGAAAATGGGATTActggaatcacgaataaatGGAGCAACATCACACATCAAGGTATATATatacattcacgatggaGGATCAAGACGGTGCTGAGGTGGCGCAGGGCGTCCCAGTGCAGTGGAAAAGTGCCGTAGAACGCTCGGCTCGGCTGGCTCAGCCAATTTAGGGTCCTAGCTGTAACGTTAGATAGAAAACCAGCCTTGGGCCAAACGTAGGGTGACAGTTAGTGCGCGGCGGTCATTGAAAAGGGTTAGCGTAGCGGTTGCTGCACTTGTCACTGCCAGACAGACACAGGAGCAGACGCACGGTCGACTGACTGTACACGCcaatgaatcgtgaatcgccaCCATTCGCCGGGGTTGTTGCGATTACGCTATCATATAATAGCACCACCGCTGATTGGAGCGTCGATCGCAAGCGCGCCTACCGTCTAAAAAGACTCGCCGTCCACGCGGTACACATGCAGcatgcaatcacgaatcgtctTAGTCGCTTCACTAGTGGGCCAATCATGTCGACTAAATTTCGTAATCAGAACCACTGAACAGGGTTACTGTAAGTTACTTGAGATGCGGCCCTTGCCGCAGGATAGTGCCGTAGGCGTATGACGCCGGCAT carries:
- a CDS encoding uncharacterized protein (related to NADP(+)-dependent dehydrogenase), yielding MSATSLNTARTVLVTGSTDPEALGFTAARLLALDHNFSVILSGRRSQAVDGAVKLLTEQVQARSCSARIHGLVLDVDDQASIDSAVEHLSDPAGPLQGGGLDVLINNAGVGAPPGRGGKRTDNMFLQTELTTSADMIHVLTTNVAAPVAVTNALLPFLAKSDRPRIVNVSSARGSIAFASGLEPARTGAMVYNTSKAALNMVTLMQSKNLVAHTKPNLKVNAASPGHVKTPFNNFTGLRTLQEGAAVYVHLATLPDNGPTGQLIGNHAPFSKDGAYVEIPW